The genomic DNA CCGGATTTGGATGCACAATATAAAGACGGTACTTTAAATGTTTCCCTGAACCTGAAAGGCAGCGGGACAGTCGACCTGAAACTGTTAGATAAGGCCGGCAAAGAAGTCGCTACTTCGTCGGTCAAAGGTTCGGGCAAAGTTTCCACCGACATGGCAATAAGCAATCCTGAGAAATGGACTGCCGAAACTCCGGTTCTCTACACACTGATCGCCACTTTGAAAAACGGCAGCAACACGACTGAGGTTATTCCGGTGAAAGTCGGTTTCCGCAAGATCGAATTGAAAAACGCCCAGATATTGGTAAACGGACAACCAGTCTTGTTCAAGGGAGCCGACCGGCACGAAATGGATCCGGACGGAGGTTACGTCGTATCGCCGGAGCGCATGATCCAGGACATCAAGGTCATGAAGGAATACAATATCAATGCCGTACGTACTTGTCATTATCCAGACAACAATTTATGGTATGACCTCTGCGACAAATATGGTATTTATGTCGTTGCTGAAGCAAATGTAGAATCGCACGGTATGGGATACGGTGACAAGACGTTGGCTAAAAACCCGCTGTTCGCCAAAGCACATATGGAACGCAACCAGCGCAACGTCCAGCGTGGTTATAATCACCCGTCCATCATTTTCTGGTCATTAGGCAACGAGGCCGGCATGGGTCCAAACTTCGAAGCTTGTTATACCTGGATCAAGAACGAAGACAAATCACGTGCCGTGCAATACGAACAGGCACGGACAAGCGAATTCACCGATATCTATTGCCCGATGTACCGCGACTATAAAGGTAGTGAAGAATATTGCAAGGGAGACATCGACAAACCGCTTATCCAATGCGAATATGCGCACGCGATGGGCAACTCTCAAGGGGGATTCAAAGAATATTGGGATCTGATCCGCAAATATCCGAAATACCAAGGTGGCTTTATCTGGGATTTCGTTGATCAGTCTTTGCGTTGGAAAACAAAAGACGGCGTTCCTTTCTATGCTTATGGCGGCGACTGGAACAAATATGACGCTTCCGACAACAACTTTATGGACAACGGCTTGATAAGCCCGGACCGCAAACCGAATCCGCATATGCACGAAGTCGGGCATATCTACCAGTCCATCTGGGTGACTCCATCCGACTTGGCTAACGGTGTCGTAAACGTATACAACGAAAACTTCTTCCGTAACCTAGACGGTTACTATGCAGAATGGGAATTGCTGGCTAACGGCGAAGTGGTTCAGACAGGCATGGTCAAAGACCTGGAAGTAGCTCCGCAACAGACCAAGTCCATAAAACTGAATTATAGCACAGAGGGCATTTGCAAATGCAAAGAACTCTTGCTGAATGTGGCCTTTAAGTTGAAAAAAGCGGAAACATTGCTGCCTGCCGGTTATACGGTAGCCAAAAACCAGTTGACGATCCGCCCGTACAATGCTCCGAAACTGGATTTGCAGAATGTACACCAAGTGAACATTGAGACTGTCATTCCGACCATTAAAGATAATGACATCAATTATCTGATCGTCGAAGGAGAGAATTTCCGCATGGACTTCGATAAGCATGACGGTTTCTTGTGCAGATACGATGTAAATGGCATGACGATGCTGAAGGAAGACGGAAAACTGACTCCGAACTTCTGGCGTGCTCCGACCGACAACGATATGGGAGCCAACCTGCAAAACAAATATGCCGCCTGGAAAGAACCGGGATTGAAACTGGTTTCTCTGACAAACAAAATCGAAAACGACATGGCTACTGTCAATGCCGAATACACGATGGATGCAGTAAAAGCCAAATTGTATCTGACTTATACGATCAACAACGAAGGCGCAGTGAAAGTCACACAGAAAATGGTAGCCGACAAATCGGCTGAAGTTTCCGATATGTTCCGTTTCGGCATGCAGATGCAGATGCCTAAATGCTTGGATCAGATCAACTATTACGGCAGAGGTCCGATCGAGAACTATTCCGACCGTAACAACGTCACCGACCTGGGTAATTACAGACAGACTGTAGACGAACAGTTCTACTCTTATATCCGCCCGCAGGAAACAGGGACCAAAACGGATATCCGTTGGTGGAAACAGACCAACAAAGGCGGTAACGGACTCATGTTCATTTCGGAAGCTCCGTTCTCGGCTTCAGCCTTGAATTATTCGATCGAATCACTTGACGACGGAGTACAGAAAGACCAGAGACACTCCGAACTTGTACCTCAGGCAAACTACACCAATATGTGTATTGACAAGGTACAAATGGGATTGGGTTGCGTCAACAGTTGGGGAGCGCTTCCACTGGAACAATACCGTATCCATTACGGAGATTATGAATTCTCTTTCATCATGAAACCGATTCAATCTAATTTATAAACAGCAATAAATGAAGGGAGCTGTCCCCGCATTTCCATTCAAGAAGCGGGGACAAGTTCCTATTTTTACAAAAATTGGTAAAAAAGCATAATCACTATGCATATTTCGTTAAATAGTGGGTGCAAACTTTTATTTTATGTAGAAAAAGACTACTTTTATTGCCGATTTTTAAATCTAATTCAGGACTAATTGTAAAATCGTTTACCATAAAAACAAATGGCTACTAACAACAATTCTAATCGCTATCCTTCCGAAAAAGGGAGATTTTTCAAAGGAAAAACCTTCATTCTTTTGGTCGGATTACTTCTCGGGGCAGGCATTATGGTTGCCGTATATAAAACATCCGTCTATTTCTCTTCCGATGAATCTTGTATGATGTGCCATGTCCATCCGCATGCGGAAGACAGCTGGAAGCTCTCCAAACACGTAAATAACGGAAGCGGCGTTAAAACACATTGCGTGGCTTGTCACCTTCCGCCTCAAAACGACACCTGGAATCATTATACGGCTAAAGCCAAATTGGGATTGAAAGACGTATGGTCCTTCATGACAAAAGACAGTGCGGATTTCGACTGGAACACCAAGTCGGAACTGGAACATGCCGTCAAATATATTCCGAACGAATCCTGCAAGGAATGCCATCAGAACTTGTTCCCGGAAGGGATTAACCAGGACGGCATTACTGCTCACCTTTATTATGACGAAAACGAAAAGAAACTGGATTTACAGTGTATCAGCTGCCACCTCGACGCCGGACACTATAATCCGGATTATAAACACGGCAAATTAACAGGTATTCCCGGAGCCGCCACGGCTACTGTTGATACCAGCCTTTATTTCAAGACGGCGACACCTGTCACATCTTTTACCGATTATACGGAACAAATTCCGGGTACGGCCGTTGCATTCAAAATGGTCGCCATTCCGGGCGGTACATTCAAAATGGGTAGCACCGATAAAGAACCGTTCCATAAGGCAGATGAAGCTCCGGTTCGAAACGTTACGGTCAGTCCGTTCTTTATGGCTGAAGTAGAAGTGACGTGGGATCAGTATTGGGCATTCTACGGACAAACCATGAGCGAAGGACGTACTCCGCCCGAAACCGTATATGCAAATAACAGCAATCCGGATGTCGATGCCATTTCCGGCCCGACTCCTCCGTTCGGATTCCCCGACCAGGGATGGGGCGCAGGTGACCGTCCGGCTATCACGATGACACACTATGCTGCAGAAACATTCTGCCAGTGGCTGTCCAAACAAACAGGGAAAAAATACCGCCTGCCGACCGAGGCAGAATGGGAATATGCAGCCCGTGGAGGAACGGAAACTCCTTATTTCTTCACCGGGAACCCGAAAGATTTTTCAGACCAGGGATTCTGGCGTAAGTTCTTCGATGCAAAAACAGACAGCATCAGTTCATTCGTGATTTACGCGAAGAACAGCAAAAACAGAACTCAAGAGCCGGGCGAAGTGAAAGCGAACCCGTTCGGTTTGAAGAATATGTTGGGTAATGTAATGGAATATTGTGCCGACAAATATGATCCGAAGGCTTACAGCAAAGGGGGCGATAACGTGACCAACCCGTTAATCACAGAAGGAGAAGAATGGGTTGTACGCGGCGGTAACTACACTTCCGATGCGGCAGACGTTCGTTCTGCAGCCCGCGATTATACAAAGCATGATGCCTGGTTGAAGACTGATCCGCAACAACCGAAGAGTATCTGGTGGTATTCGGATATCCGCGGTATCGGTTTCCGTGTGGTTTGCGAACCGGACCCGGCAATTGGAGCGAAATAACAGATGTTTAATTGATACCTAAAAATTACTATATCATGAAGAAAGAAAACAGTATTAGCAGAAGATCGTTTTTAAAAAGTACAGCTATGGCCGGAGCACTGGGTGCAATCGGCACAGGTAGTGCAAGTGTATTAACCTCATGTGCAGGCGGCGGCGAAAGTGCAGCTGCAAACAAACCTCTGAAAGAACCTGGAACTTATTATATTCCGGAATTGCCCGATAAGGCTACTGACGGAAAAGAACTGAAAGCCGGTGTTATCGGTTGTGGCGGACGCGGTTCCGGTGCAGCAGAAAACTTCTTGGATGCTGCAAACGGCGTGACAGTCGTTGCCGTTGCCGATACATTCAAAGAACGTGTAGACGCTTTGGCCGACAAGCTGAAAGAAAAAGGATGTAATATTCCTGAAGACAAACGTTTCGTTGGTCTGGATGCATACAAACAATTGATCGATAGCGGTGTCGATGTTGTCATTATTGCAACTCCTCCCGTATTCCGTCCGGTACATTTCCAATATGCGGTTGAAAAAGGCAAACATTGTTTCCTGGAAAAACCGATTTGTGTCGACCCGGTAGGCTATCGTACGATTATGGCAACCGCCAAACAGGCTCAGGCAAAGAATCTATGTGTCGTAACAGGTACACAGCGTCATCACCAGCGCAACTATGTCGAATCTTACAAGAAGATCATGGAAGGTGCTATCGGTGAAATTACGGGTGGTGTAGTTTACTGGAATCAGAGCATGTTGTGGTTCCGCGAACGTCAGAAAGACTGGAACGATTGCGAATACATGATCAAGGACTGGGTAAACTGGAAATGGTTATCCGGAGACCATATCGTGGAACAGCATGTGCACAACATCGATGTATTCACATGGTTCAGCGGCTTGAAACCGGTTAAAGCTGTCGGTTTCGGTTCTCGCCAACGCCGTATCACGGGCGACCAGTATGATAACTTCAGCATCGATTTCACAATGGAAAACGGCATCCACTTGCATAGTATGTGCCGCCAGATTGACGGTTGTGCCACTAACGTCAGCGAATTTATCCAAGGAACAAAAGGTTCTTGGAACAGTGCTGAAATGGAAATCAAGGACAATGCAGGTAACGTCATCTGGAAATACGATGGTGAAGCAGAAAAGAACGCACATACACAGACAAATCCATATGTATTGGAACATGTAAACTGGGTAAACTGCATCCGTGGCGGCAAACCTATCGAACAGGCTTCAGAAACAGCTGTTGCCAACATGGCTGCTATCATGGGACGTGAATCAGCATACACCGGTGCAGAAACGACATGGGATGCAATGACTGCTTCTCCTCTGGATTATACTCCGAAAGACCTGAACTTAGGCAAGATGGATATGAGTGGATTTACAGTTCCGGTTCCAGGAAAACCTCGTGATGAAAAGAAAAAATAAAATATGGCACTGAACAGAAGAAACTTTTTAAGAGCAACTCTGGCAGGCGCGGCTGTTGCAGCCGGTAGTTCAGCTTTTGCTGCCTGTGGCGGCAAGGCTGCTTCTACAGAAGGTTGTCCGGCAGAAAAGGGATCATGTCCAAACAGCAAAGCCGAGTTGAAGATATCCTTTCAGGAAGGGATTGCACCGGGAGCTAATCTCAACGAGAAATTTGACTTGATGGAAAAGTTAGGTGTCGTTGGTTTCGAACCGGGCGGACGTGGCCTGAAAGATCGTGTAAAAGAGATCAAGGAAGCACTAAACGGACGCAACATCAAAGTGAGCGCCATCTGTGCTGGTTTCCAGGGGTTCATCCTCTCGACAGATCCGGCTATCCGCAAGCAGTGCATGGACACGATGAAAGAGATCATTGCTCCTGCAGGCGAACTGGGTTCTACGGGTGTGATCATCGTCCCGGCTTTCAACGGTCAAAAACCGGCTATGCCTCATACGCAGGAAACGCGGGATTTCTTATGCGAACAATTCAATGAAATGGGTAACTTTGCAAAAGAGCACGGGACTACAGTTATCTTTGAACCGCTCAACAGGAAAGAAGCATTCTATCTTCGTCAGGTAGCGGATGCAGCTTCCATCTGCCGCGACATCAACAATCCGGGTGTACGCTGTATGGGTGACTTCTGGCACATGACTTGGGAAGAGACTTCCGACATGGGAGCTTTCCTTTCTGCAGGCGAATATCTGCAACACGTGCACGTTGCCAGCCGTAAACGCCGCAGCATGCCGGGTGAAGACGGAGAAGCAGATAACTACGTTAACGGCTTCAAGGGCCTGAAGATGTTGGATTACGACAAATATGTAAGTTTCGAATGCGGATGCCAGGGAGACCGGAACGTTTTGGTCCCTGCCGCAGTGGAACTATTACGAAAACAATGGGAAGAAGCATAAAATATGCCATTAGTATATCCTAATATGCAAATGAGTGAGGTGGTGGAAGAGCACCCCTCACTCATTCCTGTCATTAACCGTTTTGGAATCCGCCTGGGCTTAGGCGACAAATCGGTAAAGGCGATTTGTGAAGAATACCGGCTGGATACCGACTTCCTCTTGACGGTAATCAACACGTTTCTCAACGAGGAATACTTCCCGGAAAAGAAGCTACAAACTTTCCATACTTCACAGATTATCGATTATCTGACTAAAACCAACCAGTATTACCAACGCTATCAAATCCCGAATATAGAAAGGCATCTCGGTTCATTCATATCGATGAGTACGCCGGGAAACAACACGCTCAACCTGATCGGAAAGTTTTTCTCATCCTTCAAAGAAGAGCTGACCTCACGGATCGAAAAGGACGACCGGGTCTGGTTCCCCTATTGCCTGTCATTAAGCGAAAAACTGAAAGATTATCCATCTTCCGGGCAGGTCGAAGCATTGCACCTCGGAACGGAACAGCGATTGGAAGATCCGATAGAGGCCTTGTTGGCGGATCTGAAAAGCATCATGGTCAAGCATCTTTCCGGCGACTATAATGAGAACTTATGCTACGCCGTCATATTTGCCATCAGCAGTTTGGAAAAAGATATCAAACAACACAACCGCATCCGCTACCGGATATTGACACCGATGGTTTCGGCTATGGAAAAGTTGTGTATTTAACAAACAGCCGGATGCATCGCAACAAGCAAATAGCAATCATATTATCCGACACGCTACAAAGCATCGGCCTGCAAAGCATGCTGACCGACTATTTTCCACCGGTAGAGATCAGCCACTACCCTACTTTCGAGGCATTTTCGACTTCCGGCAACGATACGTTCGACTACTACTTTACAAATGCCGCTTTATTTGTCCTTTATGCAGACTTTTTCCTTCCCCGCCGGAGCAAGACGATGGTCCTGATCGACGAAACCGAAGGTGAAGGGGGACTATCGGCAACCAGCCATATCACGATCAAGGCCTCGCAGGAAGTCATCATCGAGCAGTTGGAACAACTTTTTACCGGAGAAAACAACAGTATTTCCAGCGACAACAACAAGGAACTGTCCACCCGCGAAACGGACGTCCTCCAATTAATCGTCAAAGGCAGCACCAACAAAGAAATTGCAGACAAGCTGAACATCAGCCTGAACACAGTCCTCAGCCACCGCAAGAACATCACGACCAAGCTCGGCATCAAAACAGTATCGGGACTTACCTTCTATGCCATCATGAACGGCATTATTTCAGGCGACGACATCGAACTTTAAAATCACTACATGTAGTGATTGATTCCCATTCATCTTTACCGTTCCTTTGCAACCGTAAAATACTAATAGTTTACAATTAATACGATGAATCAACGCTATCTGTATGTCCTTGTCGCAGGCGCGCTTACGTGTTTGCAACCGATTAAAGCCGAACGGGTGAATGAAAATGTGAACGACACGATCAAGACCTATAATATAGGTGAGGTGATCGTCACTTCTTCCACAAAGGAGACGAACGATCTCCGCACGCTTCCGGGAGCCGTTTCCATCCTCTCGCCCCAAGCGATAGCAACCAGGCAGATAGATGCTCTCAAGGATATCAGCGCTTTCGTCCCCAACCTTTATATGCCGGACTACGGTTCGAAAATGACTTCGGCCATTTATATACGCGGAATCGGAGCGCGTAGCAGCGGGCAATCCATCGGATTATATGTCGACAATGTCCCCTATCTGGATAAAAGCGCTTTCGATTTCGAGCTGAACGATATCCAACGCATCGAAGTTTTACGGGGACCGCAGGGAACCCTCTACGGACGTAACGCAATGGGGGGCATCGTCAACATCTACACCCTCTCCCCCTTCGATTACCAAGGGACAAAAGTCACGATGTCGATGGGCAATTACGGGGCGGCAAAAGCCAAAGTGTCCCAATACAGCAAGATCGGAGAAAACATCGGGATCTCGCTAAACGGGTATTACGACCGTAACGACGGCTTTTTCATCAACGAATATAACGGCACAAAGGCAGACAAAGAGGAATCGGCAGGCGGCCGATTCAAATTAGAGGGGTATATTACGGACCATCTGAAGGCGCAATATACATTCAACTATGACTATGTAACGCAAAAAGCCTTCCCCTACGGGCAGTACGACCCGCAGACCGGGGCTGTGCAGCCGATCCGCATCAACGATCCGAGTTCCTACTGGCGCCGCACGCTGAACAACAGCCTGTATCTGGAATGGAAAACAGACCGTTTTATCCTCTCTTCCACCACGGCCTACCAATATCTGAAAGACGACATGAAGATGGACCAGGACTATACGGAACAGTCTGTTTTCACCCTTCACCAAAAGCAGAAACAATATGCCTGGAGCGAAGAACTGGCAATCAAATCCAATACAAAAAGCAATTACCAATGGAGCTTCGGCGCCTACGGTTTTTATAACAGCCTGAACACGGACGGCCCTGTGATCTTCAAGAAAGACGGGCTGACGGGCATTTTGCAGAAAGCGTTCGACGACATACTGGCGAATAACCCAAAAGCACCGAAGCTTACTGTCCAGGGGGACGAACTGAACCAGATTTATTTCCCCGGAAACTTCGACACGCCGACCTACGGCTTCGCGGCTTTCCACCAATCGACCTACAATAACCTTTTTGTCGAAGGGCTTTCCATCACCGCCGGTATCCGCCTGGATTACGAGAAAGCGAACCTGGACTATCATTCGGCAGTAGACAGCATGAAGATCGGTGTGGAAATGGGCCCGATGAAAATGACGCTACCGGTCACGACGACTATGGACGGCAAGATCTCACAGGATTTCCTGCAAGTATTGCCGAAAGTTTCGCTCCGTTACCAGTGCACACCCGAAACATTCACGTATGTCTCGGTCGCCAAAGGATACAAGACAGGAGGTTATAACGTGCAGATGTTCGGCGATCTGGTCCAGGCCCAAGCCAAATACGACCTGATGTCGAAGTTCGCACCCGACAAAGCCGAACAGCCGGGCGAAGTGAAAGACATCGCTTCCTATAAACCGGAACACAGCTGGAACTACGAAGCAGGCATCCGCAGCGAACTGGTCCGGGGCAGGCTGAGTGCGGAACTGACCTTCTTCTACATGGACATCCGCGACCTCCAACTCACCAGCTTTGCCGAGAACGGCAGCGGACGCATGATCACCAACGGAGGAAAGGCGAACAGCTATGGCGTGGAACTGAGCCTGCGCAGCCGTATCACGGACGGACTCACCGCCGACCTCAACTACGGTTTTACCCGTGCCACTTTCCGCGATTACATCTTCACGGACAAGGACGAGAACAGCCAGATCGTGAAAACGGACTGCAAGGATAATTTCATTCCTTACACGCCGCGCCACACCGTCAGCCTGGGATTGCAATACACGAAACTACTCCACCGGAAGATGATCGACCAGTTCATCGCATCCGCCCAGTTCACCGGAGCCGGCAAGATCTTCTGGACGGAGAAGAACGACATCAGCCAGCCGTTCTACGGCCTCGTCAATGCCAAAGTGGGCGTCCGCAAGGGAATCGTCAACCTCAACTTGTGGAGCCGTAACATCACGAACACGGACTACCAGGCGTTCTATTTCGAATCGTTCAACCAGTCGTTCATCCAGAAAGGCAAACCGTTCCAGATCGGCGGCGAAATCACCGTTACATTTTAAGACATGAAACTATTATACTACCTCCCGATGCTGCTCTGCCTCGCCTATACGGCAAGAGGGGAAGAGATAGAAAAAGATACGGCGAAGATCCGCAATGTCGAACTGAACGAAGTGGTCGTGCAGTCGTTCAAGCAACAGCGCGACCTCCGGCTGGAACCCCTGTCGGCATCGGCCGTGACGGGGACGGCGATCCAGAACCGGAACATCACGGGGATCAAAGAGTTCAGTTCCTTTATCCCGAACCTCTTTATGCCGGACTACGGATCGAAACTGACCTCGCCGGTCTATATCCGCGGGATCGGATCGAAAATCAACGCTCCCTCAGTCGGGCTTTATGTGGACGGTATCCCCTATTTCGAAAAATCGGCTTTCGATTTCGATTTCAACGAGGTGGACAGGATCGAGGTGCTGCGCGGTCCGCAAGGGACGCTCTACGGTCGTAACACGATGGGCGGCATCATCAACGTCTATACGAAATCGCCCTTGAAATACGAGGGGACAAATGTCTGGCTTTCCAACGGCAGCTACGGTTACCGCGATTATGCCCTCTCTCATTATAAAAAGATCGGAGAAAAGTTCGGATATGCCATCTCCGGTGATTACCGGAACAGCGACGGCTACTTCACCAACCTGTTTACAGACAAGAAAGCGGACGACATGAAGTCCGGCTCCGCCCGCATCCGCCTGGAATGGAAGCTTCAGAAGAACCTTTCTTTCGGGCTAATGAGTTCGTTCGACCGTTCAGTCCAAGGCGGCTATCCCTACGCCGTCTGCGATTCGGTCACGCATAAACCGGGCGAAGTCGACTACAACGATTACAGTTTCTACAAACGGACGCTTTCGACGACCGGCTTCTCGGCAGATTACCAGGGGACGGGCTACAGCATCAACAGCCGGACCGCCTTCCAATATCTCTCGGACCATCAAGGCATCGACCAGGATTTCTCTCCCCGAAGCATCTATTTCGCGCGTCAGGATATGAAGCAGAAAATGTTTTCCGAAGAGCTGAACATCAAATCGACGACTCCCGGACGTTACAAATGGCTGTTCGGCGCCTTCGGTTTCTGGCAGGGGATCGACAACACCGTGACACTCGATTATTTCACCAAAGACTATGCGACACGCAAGCTGTACGACACGCCGGCCTATGGTGTCGCCTTCTACCACCAATCCACAATCGACGACCTGCTGACGCGCGGCCTGTCACTGACTTTCGGCATCCGCTACGATTATGAGCATACCTCCAACGATTTCCTTTTCTATAAAGAAACGGACGGCGGCAGCGAACAGATGGACGCCTTCGACAGCCGGCTCAAGTTCAGCCAGGTCACGCCGAAGATCGCCCTGCAATATATGTTTCCCTCCACCGGCATGCTCTATGCCACCGTGACGAAGGGATATAAGACAGGCGGCTTCAACACCTCTTTCGACCGCGAGGAAGACCGCACGTTCCGCCCCGAAACCAGTTGGAACTACGAATTGGGAGCCAAACACCCGTTCCTCGACAACCGCCTGAACGCCGAGTTCTGCTTTTTCTGGATCGACTGGAAAAACCAACAGATTTACCAAATGCTCGCCACCCAGAACGGGCAATACCTGCGCAACGCCGGGCGCAGCGAGAGCAAAGGCGTCGAGGTCAGCCTGCAAGGGAATCCGGTCAACGGGCTGATGGTGCAGGTGAACTACGGCTTCACGCATGCCACCTTCAAAGATTACAAGGACGAACGGCGAGGCATTGACTACAGCGGGAATTTCCTGCCGATGGTCCCGCGCCACACTTTCGCTGTCGGAGCCGATTATACGATCCCGAACCCTTGCCGTCACATCGACCGCTTCACGGTCAGCGCGAACTACACCGGGACGGGACGCATCCTGTGGAAAGAAGACAACAAGGTTTCGCAACCTTATTACGGACTGTTGAATGCAAAAGTATCTGCCACAAAAGATTTTATTACCTTTGCGATCTGGGCGAAAAATATGACCGGTGCAGACTATTCGGCTTTCTATTTCGAGACAGGCGGAAAGGGCCTGGCACAAAAAGGAAGGCCGTTCACGATCGGCGGGAATATACAATTGAGTTTTTAAAAGTCTCGGCAGAAGTTCGGACGACACTTTAAAAGTTCTTAAAGTCCCCGACCGAACTTCGGACGACACTTTGAAAACTCTTAAAGTCCCGGCCGAATTTCGGACGACACTTTGAAAACTCCAAAAGTCCCGGCCGAATTTCGGACGACACTTTGAAAACTCCAAAAGTCCCGGCCGAAGTTCGGACGACACTTTGAAAACTCCAAAAGTCCCGGCCGAATTTCGGACGACACTTTGAAAACTCTTAAAGCCCCAGCCGAATTTCGGACGACACTTTGAAAACTCTTAAAGCCTCGGCCGGAAGCCGGATGATTATATAACGATATTATGATACAGAAAGATAAAACATACAACCTCGCAACCTTCTTCTGCCTCTACATTGCGCAGACGATCCCGATGAGCTTCTTTTCCACCGTCATCCCCGTCATGATGCGGCAGGAGGACTTTTCACTCTCGGCCATCGGGCTTCTCCAACTGATCAAGCTGCCCTGGATCCTGAAATTCCTCTGGTCGCCGATGGTAGACCGCCATGCCGTGACGACGGGCGACTATAAACGGTGGATTTTTTCTTCCGAACTGATCTACGCCGGCCTGATCTTCGCCGTCGCTTTCCTTGATTTCCATACGGACTTCTATACGATCGTCGCCTTGATCATCATATCCTTCGTCGCCTCCGCCACGCAGGATATCGCGACCGACGCGTTGGCGGTACTCGCTTTCAGCCGGAAAGATAAAAGCCTTGCAAACAGCATGCAGTCGATGGGAAGTTTCGGAGGTTCGATGATCGGGGGCGGTGTCTTGCTCCTGCTCTTCAAGCAAATCGGCTGGAACGGTCTGCTGCCTTGCGTCGCGCTGTTCGTCATCGCCGCCCTTCTGCCACTCTTTTTCAACAAAGGCATCCGCATCCAGCCGAAGGAAGCGCACGAACGGGCCAAAAAGGCAGATGTGATCTATTTCTTCGCCCGCCGGAGCATCTGGAAACAGATCGGTTTCCTCTTTCTTTACTATTCCGGCCTGATCGGTACGCTCGCCATGCTGAAACCCTGGCTGGTCGACCTGGGCTACGACATGAAGGAGATCGGGGTGATGAGCGGAGTGGCGGGGACATTCGTCGGGTTCCTCTCCTCGTTTGCCGGAGGGATGATCGTACGGCGGATCGGCCGTTTCCGCGCGCGCATCCTGTTCGCGGTGTTTGTCTTGATAGCGACACTTTACTTCCTCGGACTCTCCTACGTGCATCCGACGACGCCCATGCTCTACGGCGGGATTTTCCTTCTGTGGGGCAGCTACGGGATGGCGACGATCGTGGTCTATACGACGGCAATGGACTGTGTACGCCCTGGGCGCGAAGGGACGGATTTCACGATCCAGACGGTCATCACGCATCTCAGCGGCATGTTGATGGCCATCCTGAGTGGAAGAATTGCAGATCATACGGGTTATCACGGACTCTTCTTCTTCGAGGCAAGCATCGCCCTGATATCTCTCATTTATATAGTAACGGTTTTCAGAAAAGATAAAAATACGATATGAAACAAGAACTTTTAGATAAATACAATGTGCCGGTTCCCCGGTACACCAGCTATCCGCCGGCAAACTATTTTCATGACGGGTTCACAAGCCGGGAT from Parabacteroides merdae ATCC 43184 includes the following:
- a CDS encoding MFS transporter, which encodes MIQKDKTYNLATFFCLYIAQTIPMSFFSTVIPVMMRQEDFSLSAIGLLQLIKLPWILKFLWSPMVDRHAVTTGDYKRWIFSSELIYAGLIFAVAFLDFHTDFYTIVALIIISFVASATQDIATDALAVLAFSRKDKSLANSMQSMGSFGGSMIGGGVLLLLFKQIGWNGLLPCVALFVIAALLPLFFNKGIRIQPKEAHERAKKADVIYFFARRSIWKQIGFLFLYYSGLIGTLAMLKPWLVDLGYDMKEIGVMSGVAGTFVGFLSSFAGGMIVRRIGRFRARILFAVFVLIATLYFLGLSYVHPTTPMLYGGIFLLWGSYGMATIVVYTTAMDCVRPGREGTDFTIQTVITHLSGMLMAILSGRIADHTGYHGLFFFEASIALISLIYIVTVFRKDKNTI